One genomic window of Trichlorobacter lovleyi includes the following:
- a CDS encoding transcription elongation factor GreAB, producing MTKAELLTTIIHSLEADLALFFAAAKAAHEAATHEECAPDNKYDTTALEASYIAQGQANRAQEIRVALEGYRNLVLQDFDDESPIRLSALVTLEDEAGNRRRLLLGPHAGGMKIPVADGEVVVITPGSPLGCGLLGKQVGDELQAGDYGLAATFTVVQVV from the coding sequence ATGACAAAGGCTGAACTGCTTACAACCATCATACATTCCCTTGAAGCTGATCTGGCGCTGTTTTTTGCTGCGGCAAAGGCGGCCCATGAGGCGGCCACCCACGAAGAATGTGCCCCGGACAACAAGTACGACACCACGGCGCTGGAGGCCTCCTATATTGCCCAGGGACAGGCCAACCGTGCCCAGGAGATCCGGGTTGCGCTGGAGGGGTACCGCAATCTGGTGTTGCAGGACTTTGACGACGAGAGTCCGATCCGCCTCTCCGCGCTGGTGACCCTGGAGGATGAAGCGGGCAACCGGCGCAGGCTGCTGCTTGGTCCCCATGCCGGCGGTATGAAGATTCCGGTTGCCGATGGTGAGGTCGTAGTGATCACCCCCGGTTCTCCACTGGGCTGCGGCCTGCTGGGAAAGCAGGTCGGTGATGAACTGCAGGCCGGAGACTATGGTCTGGCTGCAACGTTTACGGTGGTGCAGGTTGTGTAA
- a CDS encoding GNAT family N-acetyltransferase produces MKIQKVTPENRPKVYALLQRAFPASSYETLLVQKFHENNRPIHEWVCIHTNKVIAYIAFSNAYNGKQLCGLHLAPMAVAPDFQKQGVGSELLRFALRQEEIKSRPLFVLGEPAYYARFGFEPCSQPTCPFDQGNAHFLSMRNSSAASFEVGYEPEFKTAALPPGKQGKKRRPR; encoded by the coding sequence ATGAAGATCCAGAAAGTAACCCCGGAAAATCGCCCCAAGGTCTATGCCCTGCTGCAGCGCGCCTTCCCTGCCAGCAGCTATGAAACGTTGCTGGTGCAGAAGTTCCATGAAAATAACCGTCCGATCCATGAATGGGTCTGCATCCATACCAACAAGGTGATCGCCTACATCGCCTTTTCCAACGCCTACAACGGCAAACAGCTTTGTGGTCTGCATCTGGCCCCGATGGCGGTGGCCCCGGATTTCCAGAAACAGGGGGTGGGGTCGGAACTGCTCAGGTTTGCCCTGCGCCAGGAGGAGATCAAAAGCCGGCCCCTGTTTGTGCTGGGGGAGCCAGCCTACTATGCCCGCTTCGGCTTTGAACCCTGCAGTCAGCCGACCTGTCCCTTTGATCAGGGAAACGCCCATTTCCTGAGCATGCGTAACAGCAGCGCTGCCAGCTTTGAGGTGGGCTATGAGCCAGAGTTTAAGACCGCTGCCCTGCCGCCTGGTAAACAGGGCAAGAAGCGTCGGCCACGGTAG
- the dbpA gene encoding ATP-dependent RNA helicase DbpA, with protein MSSTAFSSLHLKPAMLKNLASLGYAAMTPIQAHSLPPILAGKDVIARAKTGSGKTAAFGIGLLSRLDATALQLQALVLCPTRELADQVAKELRRLARVTENIRVLTICGGVPFGPQLGSLEHGAHVVVGTPGRLLDHLRRGSLDLSALQALVLDEADRMLDMGFQDDIRSLIAAAPVRRQTLLFSATYPDSIAEMSAAMQHGPVEVSVDEEHATGVIEQLFYEVEPDQRSEAVARILGQYRPESTLVFCNTKLDCQELAGALKERGFAALAIHGDLEQRERDQVLVRFSNKSASVLVATDVAARGLDIKELAAVINYELSRNPEVHTHRIGRTGRAGEQGLAISLVSRRDSRLIKAMEDGLDCRIALQAFSSLAPLTGRPPAPAMVTLCIDGGRKNKLRPGDILGALTGAGGIAGSEVGRIDLFDFHSYVAIMRQSVEQALGCLSGNRIKGRFFKVRRIGSGQRP; from the coding sequence ATGAGTTCCACTGCCTTTTCTTCATTACACCTGAAACCGGCCATGCTGAAGAATCTGGCCTCGCTGGGCTACGCCGCGATGACACCGATTCAGGCCCACAGCCTGCCGCCGATTCTGGCCGGCAAAGACGTGATTGCCAGGGCCAAGACCGGCAGCGGCAAGACTGCAGCCTTCGGGATCGGGCTGCTAAGCCGTCTTGATGCAACAGCCCTACAGCTGCAGGCGCTGGTGCTCTGCCCCACCCGTGAGCTGGCTGATCAGGTGGCCAAGGAGCTACGACGTCTGGCCCGCGTTACGGAGAATATCCGGGTCTTGACCATCTGTGGCGGGGTACCCTTTGGCCCGCAGCTGGGCTCTCTGGAACATGGCGCCCACGTGGTGGTGGGCACTCCCGGACGTCTGCTGGATCACCTGCGGCGCGGCAGTCTTGATCTGTCTGCCCTGCAGGCCCTGGTGCTGGATGAAGCGGACCGGATGCTGGATATGGGCTTTCAGGATGATATCCGCAGCCTGATTGCCGCTGCCCCGGTCAGGCGCCAGACCCTGCTCTTCTCCGCCACCTACCCGGACAGCATTGCCGAGATGAGTGCCGCGATGCAGCATGGACCGGTTGAGGTCAGTGTGGATGAGGAGCATGCAACCGGGGTGATCGAACAGCTCTTTTACGAGGTAGAGCCGGATCAGCGCAGTGAGGCGGTGGCCCGTATCCTCGGTCAGTACCGCCCCGAATCAACCCTGGTCTTCTGTAACACCAAGCTGGATTGTCAGGAGCTGGCCGGTGCCCTGAAGGAACGCGGCTTTGCCGCATTGGCGATCCATGGCGATCTGGAGCAGCGGGAGCGGGATCAGGTGCTGGTCCGTTTTTCCAACAAGAGCGCCTCGGTACTGGTGGCAACCGATGTTGCTGCCCGTGGTCTGGATATCAAGGAACTGGCCGCGGTGATCAACTATGAGCTGTCCCGTAACCCGGAGGTGCATACCCACCGTATTGGCCGGACCGGCCGGGCAGGTGAGCAGGGGCTGGCCATCAGCCTGGTCTCCCGAAGGGACAGTCGTCTGATCAAGGCGATGGAAGACGGCCTTGACTGCAGGATTGCCCTGCAGGCGTTTTCCTCGCTGGCGCCGCTGACCGGCAGGCCGCCTGCACCTGCCATGGTCACGCTCTGTATTGATGGCGGCCGCAAAAACAAGTTGCGTCCCGGAGATATCCTGGGGGCCCTGACCGGGGCAGGCGGGATAGCCGGCAGCGAGGTGGGCAGGATTGATCTGTTTGATTTTCACAGCTATGTGGCTATCATGCGCCAGAGTGTTGAACAGGCCCTCGGTTGTCTGAGCGGCAACCGGATCAAGGGGCGTTTTTTCAAGGTGCGCAGAATCGGCTCAGGACAGAGACCATGA
- the gltB gene encoding glutamate synthase large subunit, whose protein sequence is MKTIGVPKKQGLYDPQFEHDACGVGFVANIKGKKSHDIVQQALTILANLDHRGAVGCEHNTGDGAGILLQMPDSFLRKVCGPLGIELPAQGKYGVAMVFTSPEATERNSARHILERILHEEQLHLLGWRDVPTDNSSLGNTAKAGEPLVRQLFLKPVDESLDEAAFNRKLYIANQRAIHEIRDPEVDNHWYVSSISTRTIIYKGMLMPVQVDQYFPDLRDEDMVSALALVHSRFSTNTFPSWERAHPYHFLAHNGEINTLRGNVNWMHARQSLFNSELFGDDLAKALPIINTNGSDSAMFDNCLELLVMSGYSLPHAVMMMVPEPWESHEGMNDEKRAFYEYHSCLMEPWDGPAAVCFTDGRSIGAVLDRNGLRPCRYYITNDDRVIMASEAGVLPVAPEQVVKKGRLQPGKMFLLDMEQQRIIPDQEIKQELAAAKPYATWLQENHLLLEELPEAAVQEPDHATVLQRQQAFGYTFEDQRVILGPMARDGIQPLGSMGTDTPLAVLSDQPQLLYNYFKQLFAQVTNPPIDPIREEIITSTTTLIGAEANLLKPNALNARMIKLEQPILSNEDFEKLRALDRPGFKATTLTLLFKAADGAEGMQKALDSLFSAAIRHIEAGSTILVLSDRGVNEEFAAIPALLAVSGLHHFLIRNATRTRVSLVLESGEPREVHHFAVLLGYGANAINPYLAFESLDDMIQQGMLPGIDHKKAVKNFIKATIKGVVKTMAKMGISTVQSYRGAQIFEAVGLHQSVIDQYFTWTPSRIGGTDLQGIATELLARHAKAYPKRVPNDPTLDPGGQYQWRKDGEEHLFNPLTITALQKATRTNDYQEFKVFSQLIDEQSERHYTLRGLLDFKKRVPVPIEEVESVEEIMKRFKTGAMSYGSISQEAHEALAIAMNRIGGRSNTGEGGEDPARFTWTNEQGDSKNSNIKQVASGRFGVTSQYLTNAGELQIKLAQGAKPGEGGELPGSKVYPWVAKTRHTTPGVGLVSPPPHHDIYSIEDLAELIHDLKNANRRARISVKLVSEVGVGTIAAGVAKAHADVVLISGYDGGTGASPISSIKHAGLPWELGLAETHQTLMLNNLRSRIIIEVDGQLKTGRDVVIGALLGAEEFGFATAPLVTLGCVMMRVCHSNTCPAGVATQDPELRKRFSGKPEYVVNFMRFVAQEVREIMAQLGFRSFNEMVGRANVLEPKKAVAHWKAQGLDFSNILYSPDMGIGAVSYCTEAQDHGLEKCIDLSRLLEICKPALEKGEKVTAELPITNIDRVAGTIVGNEITRNFGAEGLPEGTVTLRFNGSAGQSFGAFIPKGMTLELSGDANDYLGKGLSGGTIVVFPPAGSTFVAEENIIAGNVAFYGATSGTAYIRGMAGERFCVRNSGVNAVVEGVGDHGCEYMTGGIAVILGSTGRNFAAGMSGGIAYVLDEKGDFSGHCNTQMVALEPLDEQDLATLREMISNHKERTGSTKAAAVLADWNSYQPKFVKVMPRDYKRMLEAIARAEAAGLSGEAALIAAFEENSGDEQH, encoded by the coding sequence ATGAAAACTATCGGAGTACCCAAAAAGCAGGGACTGTACGATCCCCAGTTTGAGCATGATGCCTGTGGTGTCGGTTTTGTAGCCAATATCAAGGGCAAAAAGTCCCATGATATTGTGCAGCAGGCCCTGACCATTCTGGCCAATCTGGACCACCGCGGTGCGGTGGGCTGTGAGCATAACACCGGTGACGGCGCCGGTATCCTGTTACAGATGCCGGACAGTTTTCTGCGCAAGGTCTGCGGACCGCTGGGAATAGAGCTGCCTGCACAGGGCAAATACGGCGTTGCCATGGTCTTTACCTCGCCCGAGGCGACTGAGCGTAACAGTGCCCGCCATATCCTTGAGCGGATTCTGCATGAGGAGCAGTTGCATCTCCTTGGCTGGCGTGATGTGCCGACTGACAACTCGTCGCTGGGCAACACTGCCAAGGCCGGTGAGCCCCTGGTGCGTCAGCTCTTTCTGAAGCCGGTTGACGAAAGCCTTGATGAGGCTGCTTTTAACCGCAAACTCTATATTGCCAATCAGCGTGCCATCCATGAGATCCGCGACCCGGAAGTGGATAACCACTGGTATGTCTCCAGCATCTCTACCCGTACCATTATCTACAAGGGTATGTTGATGCCGGTACAGGTGGATCAGTACTTCCCTGATCTGCGCGATGAAGATATGGTGTCGGCCCTGGCCCTGGTCCACTCCCGTTTTTCCACCAATACCTTCCCCAGCTGGGAGCGGGCTCACCCCTATCACTTCCTGGCCCACAACGGCGAGATCAATACCCTGCGGGGTAACGTCAACTGGATGCATGCCCGTCAGTCGCTTTTCAACAGCGAGCTGTTCGGTGATGATCTTGCCAAGGCGCTGCCGATCATCAACACCAACGGCTCTGACTCGGCCATGTTCGATAACTGCCTTGAGCTGCTGGTGATGTCCGGCTACTCGCTGCCCCACGCCGTGATGATGATGGTGCCTGAGCCGTGGGAGAGCCACGAAGGGATGAACGACGAGAAGCGTGCCTTCTATGAGTATCATTCCTGTCTGATGGAGCCGTGGGACGGCCCTGCTGCGGTCTGCTTCACTGACGGTCGCAGTATCGGCGCCGTGCTGGATCGTAACGGCCTGCGTCCCTGCCGTTACTACATTACCAACGATGATCGGGTGATTATGGCCTCCGAGGCCGGCGTGCTGCCGGTTGCCCCGGAGCAGGTGGTCAAGAAGGGCCGTCTGCAGCCGGGTAAGATGTTCCTGCTTGATATGGAACAGCAACGGATTATTCCTGATCAGGAGATCAAGCAGGAGCTTGCTGCTGCCAAGCCGTATGCCACATGGTTGCAGGAGAATCACCTGCTGCTTGAAGAACTTCCCGAGGCTGCGGTGCAGGAGCCGGATCATGCAACGGTACTGCAGCGTCAGCAGGCCTTTGGCTATACCTTTGAAGATCAGCGGGTGATCCTGGGGCCGATGGCCCGTGACGGCATTCAGCCCCTGGGCTCCATGGGCACCGACACGCCGCTGGCGGTGCTCTCAGATCAGCCCCAGCTGCTCTATAACTATTTCAAGCAGCTGTTTGCCCAGGTGACCAACCCGCCGATCGACCCGATCCGGGAGGAGATCATCACCTCCACCACCACGCTGATCGGTGCCGAGGCCAACCTGCTCAAGCCCAACGCCCTGAACGCCCGGATGATCAAGCTGGAACAGCCGATCCTTTCCAATGAGGATTTTGAAAAGCTGCGTGCCCTGGATCGTCCCGGTTTCAAGGCCACTACGCTGACCCTGCTGTTCAAGGCAGCCGATGGCGCCGAAGGGATGCAAAAGGCGCTGGACAGTCTGTTCAGTGCTGCCATCCGTCATATTGAGGCCGGCAGTACCATTCTGGTGCTGTCCGACCGTGGCGTGAATGAAGAGTTTGCCGCCATTCCGGCCCTGCTGGCGGTTTCCGGTCTGCATCACTTCCTGATCCGCAACGCCACCCGTACCCGCGTCTCGCTGGTGCTGGAGTCGGGTGAGCCGCGTGAAGTGCACCACTTTGCGGTGCTGTTGGGCTACGGCGCCAACGCCATCAACCCCTATCTGGCCTTTGAGTCGCTGGATGACATGATCCAGCAGGGGATGCTGCCTGGTATTGATCACAAAAAGGCGGTTAAAAACTTTATCAAGGCGACCATCAAAGGGGTGGTCAAGACCATGGCAAAGATGGGAATCTCCACGGTTCAGAGCTACCGTGGCGCCCAGATCTTTGAGGCGGTGGGACTACACCAGTCGGTGATCGACCAGTACTTTACCTGGACCCCGTCCCGGATCGGCGGCACTGATCTGCAAGGGATTGCCACCGAGCTGCTGGCACGTCACGCCAAGGCCTATCCCAAGCGGGTACCGAACGATCCGACCCTTGACCCGGGCGGCCAGTATCAGTGGCGCAAGGATGGTGAGGAGCACCTTTTCAATCCGCTGACCATTACCGCCCTGCAGAAGGCGACCCGTACCAATGACTATCAGGAGTTCAAGGTCTTCTCGCAACTGATTGACGAGCAGAGTGAACGTCACTACACCCTGCGCGGTCTGCTGGATTTCAAGAAGCGGGTGCCGGTACCGATCGAAGAGGTCGAATCGGTGGAAGAGATCATGAAGCGCTTCAAGACCGGTGCCATGTCCTACGGCTCCATCAGCCAGGAAGCCCACGAAGCGTTGGCGATCGCCATGAACCGGATCGGTGGACGTTCCAACACCGGTGAAGGTGGCGAGGATCCTGCCCGTTTTACCTGGACCAACGAGCAGGGTGACTCCAAGAACAGCAATATTAAACAGGTGGCTTCCGGCCGGTTTGGGGTGACCAGCCAGTACCTGACCAATGCCGGCGAGCTGCAGATCAAGCTGGCCCAGGGGGCCAAGCCGGGTGAGGGCGGAGAGCTACCGGGCAGCAAGGTCTACCCGTGGGTTGCCAAGACCCGTCATACCACGCCGGGGGTTGGTCTGGTATCGCCGCCGCCGCACCATGATATCTACTCCATCGAGGATCTGGCAGAGCTGATCCACGACCTGAAGAACGCCAACCGCCGCGCCCGGATCAGCGTCAAGCTGGTTTCCGAGGTGGGGGTCGGTACCATTGCCGCCGGTGTGGCCAAGGCCCACGCCGATGTGGTGCTGATCAGCGGGTACGATGGCGGTACCGGCGCTTCGCCGATCTCCAGTATCAAGCATGCCGGTCTGCCCTGGGAACTTGGTCTGGCCGAGACCCATCAGACCCTGATGCTGAACAACCTGCGCAGCCGGATCATCATTGAGGTGGACGGCCAGTTGAAGACCGGTCGTGACGTGGTCATCGGCGCCCTGCTGGGGGCCGAGGAGTTCGGTTTTGCCACCGCGCCGCTGGTGACCCTGGGCTGCGTGATGATGCGGGTCTGCCACAGCAACACCTGCCCGGCCGGTGTGGCCACCCAGGACCCTGAACTGCGGAAGCGTTTCAGCGGCAAGCCTGAGTATGTGGTCAACTTCATGCGCTTTGTGGCTCAGGAAGTTCGTGAAATCATGGCACAGTTGGGCTTCCGCAGCTTCAACGAGATGGTCGGCCGCGCCAACGTGCTGGAGCCGAAAAAGGCGGTTGCCCACTGGAAGGCACAGGGGCTTGATTTCAGCAATATCCTTTACAGCCCGGATATGGGGATCGGTGCCGTCAGCTACTGCACTGAGGCACAGGACCACGGACTTGAGAAGTGCATTGACCTTTCCAGGCTGCTGGAGATCTGCAAACCGGCCCTTGAAAAGGGTGAGAAGGTGACGGCAGAACTGCCGATTACCAATATTGACCGTGTTGCCGGTACCATTGTGGGTAACGAGATTACCCGTAACTTTGGTGCAGAAGGGTTGCCTGAAGGAACGGTTACCCTGCGTTTCAACGGTTCAGCCGGTCAGAGTTTCGGCGCCTTTATTCCCAAGGGGATGACCCTGGAACTGTCCGGTGATGCCAACGACTACCTGGGTAAAGGCCTCTCCGGCGGTACGATTGTGGTCTTCCCGCCGGCCGGTTCGACCTTTGTTGCTGAAGAAAACATTATTGCCGGCAACGTGGCCTTCTACGGTGCCACCAGCGGCACCGCCTACATCCGCGGCATGGCCGGTGAGCGTTTCTGTGTACGGAACTCCGGTGTCAATGCGGTGGTTGAAGGGGTCGGCGATCATGGCTGCGAGTACATGACCGGCGGTATTGCGGTCATCCTCGGTTCAACCGGACGTAACTTTGCTGCCGGGATGAGCGGCGGGATTGCCTATGTGCTGGATGAAAAAGGTGACTTCAGCGGCCATTGCAATACCCAGATGGTGGCCCTGGAGCCGCTTGACGAACAGGATCTGGCAACATTGCGTGAGATGATCAGCAATCACAAAGAGCGGACCGGCAGTACCAAGGCCGCAGCGGTTCTGGCTGACTGGAACAGCTATCAGCCGAAGTTCGTCAAGGTGATGCCGCGGGATTACAAGCGGATGCTGGAGGCGATTGCCCGGGCGGAGGCTGCCGGGTTGAGCGGTGAGGCCGCACTGATTGCCGCGTTTGAGGAAAATTCAGGAGATGAGCAACACTAG
- a CDS encoding mechanosensitive ion channel family protein: MTDNALAKKAAAATSPELTDKVVLYFIEHGMQILTAIVLMGAGLFIARWVGTIVQRWLRSKAYDEPVSNLIVKVVKLLIIVFIGVMSLGQMGVQITPLIAGIGVAGVGVSLAMQGLLGNLVAGLTIIFSKPFTTGEYIELLGVYGQVTDISLFSTTLQHTDNSRVIVPNRKIVGEILHNYGNIRQLNLTAAIAYSADITQALALVNTILQQNPMVLAEPVPAVGIAALHESSIALAIQPWVKVDDFVPAQAAIYQAVIEQFRDHQIEVPIPRHNIQILNPAS, from the coding sequence ATGACCGATAATGCGCTGGCAAAAAAGGCTGCGGCCGCAACCTCACCGGAACTGACCGACAAGGTTGTACTCTATTTTATTGAACACGGGATGCAGATCCTTACCGCCATTGTCCTGATGGGGGCGGGTCTGTTCATTGCCCGCTGGGTCGGCACTATCGTGCAGCGCTGGCTGAGGTCAAAGGCCTATGATGAGCCGGTCAGCAACCTGATCGTCAAGGTGGTCAAGCTCCTGATCATCGTCTTCATCGGCGTCATGTCGCTTGGTCAAATGGGGGTGCAGATCACGCCGCTCATTGCCGGCATCGGCGTGGCCGGGGTCGGGGTCAGCCTTGCCATGCAGGGCCTGCTTGGCAATCTTGTTGCCGGGCTGACGATTATCTTTTCAAAGCCGTTCACCACCGGTGAATATATTGAGCTGCTCGGGGTCTATGGCCAGGTTACCGACATCTCCCTGTTTTCCACCACCCTGCAGCATACTGACAACTCCCGCGTGATTGTGCCCAACCGGAAGATCGTCGGTGAGATCCTGCACAACTATGGCAACATCCGTCAACTTAACCTGACTGCAGCCATCGCGTATAGTGCGGACATCACCCAGGCGCTTGCCCTGGTGAACACAATCCTGCAACAGAACCCTATGGTCCTGGCAGAACCGGTGCCTGCCGTGGGTATAGCAGCCCTGCATGAGTCATCCATTGCCCTGGCAATCCAGCCCTGGGTAAAGGTTGATGACTTTGTCCCCGCGCAGGCAGCCATCTATCAGGCGGTGATTGAACAGTTCCGTGACCACCAGATCGAAGTCCCCATTCCCCGCCATAACATCCAGATCCTGAATCCCGCCTCCTGA
- a CDS encoding serine/threonine protein kinase yields the protein MTVHKHPFQQLTPDFIMDAVESQGFRCDCRNLTLNSYENRVYQVGIEDGKPLIAKFYRPNRWTDQQIVEEHDLSLELAGHELPVVAPWRNPGGESLFQYHGFRFALYPQQGGHAPEFDNLDNLLILGRMLGRMHRIGAVRPFQHRPLLDSAGFGHASVALIGGQFIPSEYRESYTVLTSQLLQKIEQTLAAAGQIRYIRVHGDCHSGNILWRDNAPHFVDFDDSRMAPAVQDLWMMLSGDRPRKLVQLDALLEGYQEFNSFDPAELRLIEPLRTLRMLHYSAWLASRWDDPAFPIAFPWFNSMHYWGEHILELREQLAALDEPPLELL from the coding sequence ATGACCGTACACAAACATCCGTTTCAGCAACTTACCCCGGATTTTATCATGGATGCCGTGGAGAGTCAGGGCTTCCGCTGCGACTGCCGCAACCTGACCCTCAACAGCTATGAAAACCGGGTCTACCAGGTGGGGATCGAGGATGGCAAGCCGCTGATCGCCAAGTTCTACCGTCCCAATCGCTGGACAGACCAACAGATTGTCGAGGAACATGACTTGAGCCTTGAGCTGGCCGGGCATGAACTGCCGGTGGTGGCCCCCTGGCGTAATCCCGGCGGAGAGAGCCTGTTTCAATACCACGGTTTCAGGTTTGCCCTCTACCCCCAGCAGGGCGGTCATGCCCCGGAGTTTGACAATCTGGATAACCTGCTGATCCTGGGCAGGATGCTGGGCAGGATGCACCGGATCGGCGCAGTCAGGCCGTTTCAGCACCGGCCGCTGCTGGATAGTGCCGGCTTTGGCCATGCCAGTGTTGCCCTGATTGGTGGGCAGTTCATCCCGTCCGAGTATCGCGAGAGCTACACCGTCCTGACCAGCCAGTTGCTGCAGAAGATCGAGCAGACCCTGGCAGCTGCCGGACAGATTCGTTATATCCGGGTGCATGGTGACTGCCACAGCGGCAACATCCTCTGGCGTGACAATGCCCCCCACTTTGTGGATTTTGATGACAGCCGGATGGCACCGGCAGTGCAGGATCTCTGGATGATGCTGTCCGGTGATCGTCCCCGCAAACTGGTGCAGCTGGATGCACTGCTGGAGGGGTATCAGGAGTTCAACAGCTTTGACCCGGCCGAACTGCGGTTGATTGAGCCGTTGCGTACCCTTCGGATGCTGCACTACAGCGCCTGGCTGGCCAGTCGCTGGGACGATCCGGCCTTTCCGATCGCCTTCCCCTGGTTCAACAGCATGCATTACTGGGGCGAGCATATCCTTGAGCTGCGTGAGCAGCTGGCAGCGCTGGATGAACCGCCCCTGGAGCTGTTATGA
- a CDS encoding SagB/ThcOx family dehydrogenase, translating to MKSAFSKKMGRWFLTDRVRDLVDWWDTPQSRGEEPPPVQKAVADGAELIRLPERADWKLPACDLVEAIAGRESRRRFSDTALRLDELAFLLWSTQGVRKKLHQAAVLRTVPSAGCRHPFETYLVVLRVEGLVPGVYRYLPLDQALILESAPAGLAQRITAATRGQGFAGQAAVTFVWSAIPARTEWRYAEASAKVIALDAGHVCQNLYLACGAIGCGTCAIAAYDQDLADALIGGDGNDEFVVYLSPVGKLTCN from the coding sequence ATGAAGTCTGCTTTCAGTAAGAAGATGGGGCGCTGGTTCCTGACCGACCGGGTCAGGGATCTGGTGGATTGGTGGGACACCCCGCAGTCCCGGGGCGAAGAGCCGCCGCCGGTGCAGAAAGCGGTTGCCGATGGTGCGGAGCTGATCCGGCTGCCGGAACGTGCGGACTGGAAGCTCCCGGCCTGTGACCTGGTCGAGGCGATAGCCGGCAGGGAAAGCCGGCGCCGTTTCAGTGATACAGCGCTGCGGCTGGATGAGCTGGCTTTTCTGCTCTGGAGTACCCAGGGGGTACGCAAGAAGCTGCACCAGGCAGCCGTGTTGCGGACGGTTCCCTCTGCCGGTTGCCGTCATCCCTTTGAAACCTATCTGGTGGTGCTGCGGGTGGAAGGGCTGGTACCCGGTGTCTACCGTTATCTGCCCCTTGACCAGGCCCTGATCCTTGAATCGGCCCCTGCCGGTCTGGCGCAACGGATAACCGCGGCAACACGCGGGCAGGGCTTTGCCGGTCAGGCTGCCGTAACCTTTGTCTGGAGTGCGATCCCGGCCCGTACCGAGTGGCGTTACGCCGAGGCATCGGCCAAGGTGATAGCCCTGGATGCCGGGCATGTCTGCCAGAATCTCTACCTGGCCTGCGGGGCGATCGGGTGCGGTACCTGTGCCATTGCCGCCTATGATCAGGATCTGGCTGATGCGTTGATCGGCGGGGATGGTAACGACGAGTTTGTGGTATACCTCTCACCTGTTGGCAAACTCACCTGTAATTAA
- a CDS encoding DUF445 domain-containing protein has protein sequence METRRKLLIRNKRIATGLMIGAALLFVIARLQKGHGVWEWVAAFAEAAMVGALADWFAVVALFRHPLGLPIPHTAIIKHKQGAIAGNLANFIRDKFLASDTLIAKLRAYNPAEQLAAYLMAPQHGADLSRGVTRLLADSLDFIDDERVQQWLRAALGSRIERFDLSGTAGAMLQALRNDNRHQAVLDELLHRFAAWLATGQAQSRLANSIDEMVTKEYPLLSVFIPNREQFTRGAGEKVAARINDFIQAVNADPGHELRRNFDAVVTDLVARLQSDPELRSTVEGIKQEVLHNQAVTEYARSIGNDLKSWLQHELQQPDSKLQQKITAAVAGLGTTLSDNQGLKDSLNDYLAKLVLHYGDTLRNAVAGHIAGTVQTWDSADYSNEIELSIGSDLQFIRMNGTLVGGVIGLLLHALALLLA, from the coding sequence GTGGAAACGAGAAGAAAACTGCTGATCAGAAACAAGAGAATCGCCACCGGCCTGATGATCGGTGCAGCCCTGTTGTTTGTTATTGCCCGCCTGCAGAAGGGGCATGGTGTATGGGAATGGGTTGCCGCCTTTGCCGAGGCGGCCATGGTTGGCGCGCTGGCGGACTGGTTTGCGGTGGTGGCGCTGTTCCGCCATCCCCTGGGGCTGCCGATCCCCCATACCGCCATCATCAAGCACAAACAGGGGGCGATTGCCGGCAATCTGGCCAATTTCATCCGTGACAAGTTCCTGGCCAGCGATACCCTGATCGCCAAGCTGCGGGCCTACAATCCGGCTGAACAGCTGGCCGCTTACCTGATGGCACCACAGCACGGGGCTGACCTGTCCCGGGGGGTGACCCGGCTGCTGGCGGATTCGCTGGATTTTATTGATGATGAGCGGGTGCAGCAGTGGCTGCGGGCAGCCCTGGGAAGCCGGATCGAGCGTTTCGATCTCTCCGGTACTGCCGGGGCGATGCTGCAGGCGCTGAGAAACGACAACCGCCACCAGGCGGTGCTGGATGAGCTGCTGCACCGCTTTGCGGCCTGGCTGGCCACCGGACAGGCCCAGAGCAGGCTGGCCAATTCGATTGATGAGATGGTCACCAAAGAGTATCCGCTGTTGAGCGTCTTTATTCCCAACCGGGAACAGTTTACCCGCGGTGCCGGTGAAAAGGTGGCCGCCAGGATCAACGACTTTATCCAGGCGGTGAATGCTGATCCCGGTCATGAACTGCGCCGGAACTTTGATGCCGTGGTGACGGATCTTGTTGCCCGGTTGCAGTCTGACCCGGAGTTGCGCAGCACGGTTGAGGGGATCAAACAGGAGGTGCTGCATAATCAGGCCGTCACCGAGTATGCGCGGAGTATCGGCAATGATCTCAAGAGCTGGCTGCAGCATGAACTGCAGCAGCCTGATTCAAAACTGCAGCAGAAGATCACAGCGGCAGTTGCCGGGCTTGGCACGACCCTGTCGGACAATCAGGGGCTGAAGGATTCGCTGAATGACTACCTTGCAAAGCTGGTGCTGCACTACGGGGATACCTTGCGCAACGCCGTTGCCGGGCATATTGCAGGTACGGTACAGACCTGGGACAGTGCTGATTACAGTAACGAGATCGAGCTCTCCATCGGTTCCGACCTGCAGTTTATCAGGATGAACGGCACCCTGGTGGGTGGTGTGATCGGCCTGCTGCTGCATGCCTTGGCGTTATTACTGGCATAA